The DNA region CGGTCCTCGAATGTCTCCGCCAGATATCCCTGCCCACTGGCAGCGTTGGTATAGATCGCGACATACCGCTTTCGGCTACTGACTCCGATCATGAAGAATTCGCCTGTGCGTCCGGACGCATAGCGGTAGTGGTAGTGCCCATAGCCAATGACACCGCCCGAGTACTCCCAGAGGCGAATCGGAAGTCCAGGAGCCGCCGTCTCGATGACGTCCATGTAGTGCCGGATCCTCATTCGCCGGGGTTCTTCGAGTGAAGCCAGATAGCGATCGATATCGGTCATGGTGAGTCCCTTCCGCGCGCTCAGAGATGGAACGATTCTATCGCTCCCAGCAAGATGTCTGACAACCGCGATAGACCCC from Thermomicrobiales bacterium includes:
- a CDS encoding DUF1801 domain-containing protein, which encodes MTDIDRYLASLEEPRRMRIRHYMDVIETAAPGLPIRLWEYSGGVIGYGHYHYRYASGRTGEFFMIGVSSRKRYVAIYTNAASGQGYLAETFEDRLAGCKIGKSCIEAPDKTVIADDVLVDLVTQSVAYFRTEFEKPKTPNSLQLWE